CGCCTCCGCGCATCCGCTGGCCGCACGGGACTCGGTGTCGCTGGAGGACCTGGCCGACGTGCCGCTCCTGACGATCGAGGGCGAGGTGCCCGACTACTGGCTCGAACACCACGTCCCCGCGCGCACACCGTCCGGCAGGGCGATCGGCCGCGGGCCCGGGGTCACCAACATGCAGGAGGCGCTGATGCTGGCCGCGGGCGGCAAGGGCGCGTTCCTCGCTCCCGCGCACACGGGCACGTACTTCGCCCGGCCAGGAGTCGCGTACGTGCCCTTCACCGATGCCGAGCCGGTCGGGTACGGCCTGGTGTGGCGGGCCGGCCACGGCACGGGGGCGGTCGCGGCGTTCGCGAGGACCGCCCGCGAGGTGGCCCGTGACGTGACGCAGGGGGATCCCCGGAGCGTGGCGGGGGCCGTCAGCGCGGCGGGCTGAGGTCCGCGGGGGCGGTCGGGGTCCGCGCGTCGTCGCGCGCCGATCGGAACGCGCCGACCGCGACCACCGCCCAGACCGCGAGCGCGGGCCAGAGCAGTACCTTCCCGCAGGTCCAGAGCGCCGGAACGTCCGCGGCCGTGGCGGTGGAGAGCGCGGCGACGGCGGTCATGCCGAGGGGGAAGACGGTGGCCCAGCGGCGGACGTCGTGGTGGAGGCGTGGCCACCGCAGTTCGCAGCCGACGAGTACGACATACCAGGCGAAGGCGATGCCGAGCGCGACGAGGGTGACGATCCGCAGGACGTCGTGCGCCGGGGTCGCCCACCGCAGCGGGCCGTCCGGCACGGCGGCGGCGACCAGCTTCGATCCGGCGAGGGCGGAGATGGCCATGGCACCGGCGATGATCCAGTGGTCGCCCCGGCCGGTGGCGAGCTGCCGGAAGTCGAAGCGGAGCAGCACCACGCCGTACAGGACGAGGCCGATGGCGAAGAGGGCAAGGGCGGGCCACATCAGCCACGCCTGCCGGTCGGCGGTGGCGACGGTCGCGGCGAGGACGACGATCGCCTGGGTGGCCACGCACACCAGATAGGCGGCGCCCGGCACCTTGCTCTGCCAGTGGCGGATGACGTGGGACATCAGCGGCGGCCAGAGCAGCGCGCTGAGGCAGAGCAGGGCGATGGAGACGGGCTGGTGCCCGAGCAGGGAGAGCCGGGTGCCCAGTACCGCCGTGGCGGCGACGGCGGTCAGCGCGGGCGGGGTGTCGATCTCGCGGCGCCAGCGGTCCCGTTCGGTCAGCAGATGCCGGGCGAAGACAGCGGCCAGGAACAGCCAGACCAGCAGCGCCACCACGAGCAGCGCCAGTGACGCCCACTCCACGCCGAGCAGGTGCAGTCCGACGGAGAGCACGGCGGTGGCCATGACCGCGGCTCCCGCGGCGGGCGGCAGTCCGTCGGCGCGGTTCATCCGGTCCGCCCAGTACATCCGGTCCGCCCGGTTCATCCGGCCCGTCCGGCGCCGGCCGCGGCTGTCGGCTGCGTCCCTCGGCATGGCGCGGCTCCAGCGGCTCCAGCGGGTCCATCGGCGTACGGGTTCCCGCCCGTGATCCTGACACGGGCGGGGGCTCGCGGCATGTCGGCAGGAGCTCGGGGCGGCGGGAGCCGCGGGTCGACAGGAGCTGCGGCAGGTGCCTTGCGGAGCTCTGTTCAACGGTCGTAGAGTTCAACACCGGACGAGTTCAATGTGCGTTGACTTTGATGTTCGTCCGCCCCCGCGGCGCCCCCTACGACCAGGAGAGGCAGGGCTCGCTCGCGCGACAGATCCCCTTCCAGATGAACGACGGCGGCCTCGTCGCTCTCCTGCCGGACGGGCACGTCGAGTTCCTGGCGGCGCCCGCCAGGGAGATGATCCTGCGTCACAACGCGGGAAGCCCCGTCTCCTCGACCGAGTTGATGAGCCACGTACTCACCGATCCACTGGTGGAGCTTGAGCGGTTCCATCCGTCCGCGCCCGCCATCGCGTTCGTGGAGACCACCAATCTCTGCAACCTGCGCTGCCGGCGCTGCTACGCGGACTCCGCGCTCAAGCGGCCCGACGAGATATCCACCCCGCGGATCAAGCGGCTTCTGGACGACTTCGCCGACATGGGCGTGCTCCAGGTGTTTCTGACGGGGGGTGAGATCTTCTCGCACCGGGACGCGGGGGAGATCATCCGGCATGCGCGCAGGAAGCCGTTCAGCACGCAGATCTTCACCAACGGGCTACTCAGCACCGAGGAGCGGCTCGCCGAGATCCCGGCGGGCCAGTCGTTCTTCATCAGCTTCGACACCCGCCCGCCAAGCCCCCACCACCGCGTCCCCCCGAGATCCCGGCGGGCATCGACGACGACCTGCCGACCCGCCTCGCCCGCAGCTACCTGCCCCTGTGGGAGCCCGGCGACGAGGAGTCACCGCTGGTCGAGGTCCACCGCATCGCGCTCTCCGACCGGGACGCGTCCGCGGTCCTGCGCACGTGCGTATCGGAGTCACTGAACGGCCAGGTCGACCACCTGCCGCCCGGCCCCGACGCGGATCTGCGGACCGCGCTCTTCGGCGCCCACCTCGGCGGTACCGCGATCGTCCGGCACCTGATCGGCGTCGAGGTGGTCGCCGCCGCCGACCTCGAAACGGTGATCGAAACGATCGCCCCCGCGCTGCGCCAGACCCTGATCGGACCCGCCAACCCCCGGTGACCGCACCGGCAACAGGCACCAACGGCCGGGTGACCGGCGCGGGGCGCGGCTCCGCGCCAAGATCCACGCACGAGTCTGGAAGTCCTCGGATAGCGCCTGTTAGGATGTTTTCACTACGCAATGAATTACCCACTCTGACACCCCCCGAAGTGCAGTGATTCCATGACGCCCAGGCGCACGGACGGACCTTCGACGTCCGCCCGAAAGTCCCCCTCCCCCCAGAAGCCGCCCGCCGGGAAGAAGCCGAGGCCGTTGCGCGCACGCAGTGGCCGCCGGTCCGGCGACAGCGGCACGCGCGAGCAGATCCTCGTCGCGGCGCTCCACCTTTTCGCGGACCGCGGCTACACGAGCACGACCATCCGCTCCATCGCCGAGGCAGCACAGGTGGACCCGGCACTGGTGCACCACTTCTTCAACAACAAGGAGGGGGTGTTCCGCGCGGCGGTCGAGTCGCAGCTGAGCGTCTCCGCCGCCTTCGACGAATTCGACGCGCCCCAGCCCGACGGTTCGGCCAGGACCGCCGCATGGCTGGCCCGGACGTACCTGAACTTCTGGGAGCACGAAGAGACCCGCTATGCGATGACCGCCATCTACCGCGCCGGCCTCGCCGACAGCGCCACCTCGGACCTGCTGCGGGACCGGATCGAGACCAGCATCGAGAACTGGGCCGGACAGATGGTCTTCAAGGACCACCCGGACGCGTCCATCGTCTCGGCCCTCGCCTCGTCCCACCTGGCGGGCGTGGCCATCGTGCGCTACGTGCTCAAGGTCGAGCCGCTGGCCTCGATGGACTTCGAGGACATCATCCGCTGGGTGACGCCCACCCTGAACCTGCGGCTCGCCTCCCTGGACCTCCCGGACGCCCCTTCGGAGGACCAGGACTGACCAGCTCCGTACGGACGACCAGGACCGACGGCTCCGTACGGACGTGAACACGAAGGCCGGGGAACCCTCGATCAGGGTTCCCCGGCCTGTCAACTGTCGCGCCCCCGAAGGCAGTTGACGTCTGTCGCGTCAGGCCCGCCAGGTGATCTTCGAGGCGACCGGCCCACTGGGCCGAGGTCATCCTCGTACGCGAGACGGCGGCGGACAGGAGGGGCGCGGCGACGAGCGTGAGGACGCCGAGGGTCTGGACGGTGATGAGCGGTCCGTGCCGCAGCGCCCCCACGTGGAGCGCCGCGCCGGACAGGTTGAACAGGACGGAGGCCCACCAGGCCCCCGTACGGAAGAGACCACCGGTCCCCCGCGCCGCCACCCGCCGCTGCACGACGGCAGCGGCGGCGTAGGCGAGGGCCGAGACGATGCCGAGCGACAGAACCGGCACGACGGTGTCCACCGCGGCTTCCTTTCGCAGACGGGGAACCGGACCCGGACCGGTGGCGCGGGGTCTCCCCCGGCCCCCGATCCGGTTCCGGTTCCGGTTCCGGTTCCTCAGGGTGGTGTCACGCGCCTCCGGGCACGTCCGTGACGTCCTCCGGGCGGATCCTCGGCAGGGCGAGGACGAGCAGGCAGGAGGGGCCGAAGCAGCCGATCTGCCAGTAGACGACCTGCTCGAAGCTCTCGCTGAAGTTGGTCCTGCGCGCCTCGGGCACCGCCTTCTCCAGGACCGCGGCCCGGACCTTGTCCTTGGCCTCCTGCGGGGCCGGGTTGTTCGCCATCTCCTTCTCGATGGCCGCGCAGCTCTCCGGTGTCTCGGTGAGGTCCTTCTGGTTCATGCGGTCGTGGAAGCAGGTCCGGAATCCGCCGACGGCCTTGTCCTGCTGACCGTCGACGACACCCGCCGCCGTGAGGTCGCTGCGCAGCGCGGACACGGCCGCCTGGCTGGAGTCGTCGGCGTTCGTGCCGAGGAATCCGTAGAAGAGGATGCCCGCGACCGCGATGCCGATCGCGATGCCGACCTGCTGCACGGTGGCGAGCATGCCGGACGCCGAGCCCGCCTCGCGGGAGCGGATGCCGGCCAGGATGATGCCGGTGCACGGGGCGAGGAAGAAGCCGCCGCCGAGGCCGGCCACCATCAGCGAGGGGATCAGCTGGTAGCCGTGCAGGTCCGATCCGGCCCAGTGCACGGTCGCGATCACCCCGGACATGCCGACCAGCAGCAGCCCGGTGCCGAGCGCGAGCGTCTTGGTGCCGAGCTTCTTGACCACGGCCGTGGAGCGCGCCGAACCGGCCGCGATGAGGACGGCGAAGCCGAGGCTCACCAGACCCGCCGAGATCGGCGCGTAGGCGAACCCGACCTGCAGGCTCATGAAGAACGTCATGAAGAAGGACGGGATGCCCGCGAAGAACACGATGCTGATCAGCAGCCCGACCGAGAACGACCGTTCCTTGAACAGCCGCATCGGCACCAGCGGCGACTTGGCGGGGTTGTTCGACAGCCTGCCCTCGTAGAGCGCGAATCCGATCAGGATCAGCGGGCTGAGGCCGAGCAGTGCGAGGCTCCAGGTCGGCCAGTCGTGCTCGCGGCCGATGACCAGTGGCAGGATGAGGCTGAAGAGTCCCGCGGAGAGGATCGTCGCGCCCACGACGTCGAGGCGCTGGGCACCGTCGGCCTTGGACTCGGGGATCTTGGCGAGGCCGAGTGCGAGTGCCACCAGGCCGACGGGCAGGTTGACGTAGAAGATCGCACGCCAGTCGGTGCCCAGGACGTCCAGATCGATCAGCCAGCCGCCGAGCACGGGCCCCAGGACGGTGCCGAGGCCGATCGAAGCCCCGTACATGGCAAGGGCCTTGGGGCGCTCACGCGTCGAGAAGGTGACCTGGATGATCGAGAGGACCTGAGGGAACATCAGGCCCGAGCACAGGCCTTGCAGCACCCGGGACCCGATCAGGAACGTCGACGTGGGGGCCGCGCCGCACAGTGCCGATGCGGCGGTGAAGCCCAGCATGCCGATGAGGAAGATCTTCCGGCGGCCGTAGATGTCGCCGAGCCTGCCACCGGTCACCAACGCACAGGCGAAGGCCAACGAGTAGACGGCGACGACGAGTTGAATCTCGGCGAAGGTGGCGCCCAGGTCGCTCTGCAGCGACGGCAGGGCGACCATCGTGATCGTGGTGTCCAGCATCTGCATGAAAATCGCGGAGAGCGTGACCGCGAGGACCACCCAGCGCGCGGAGTGTCCGGCGGACCCTGACCCGGACGAAGTACCCGGCGGATTCCCCGCCTTCACATCGGTACTCATTGCTTCCATGTTCCCCCCTCGGGCCCACTGACTGCGGCCTGCTGGATTATTCACCGTCCAATGAAGTCTACGAGAATTGAATTTCCTCACGCAACCCTGATGGCTCGCTTCCGGACATCCGGGCTCCGCTCAACTCAATGCCGTGCGGGCAGGTTTGAGGCGTAGTTACGTTGCTGCGGCGGGACGTTGGGGCAGCTTCAACAGCACTGAGCACCCCCGGACCGGCGCATGCCGAAGTGGGCCTTTGCGTTTATGAACGCAAAGGCCTGAAGGGTTGGGCCGCCCTACACTCGCTGCGGTCCCTCGCGCCTGCCGGACCGGATCAGCGCCCGGCCTCGAGACAGCCGGCGACGACCGGCATGAGTGCGCGGACGAGTTCGTCGGAGCTGCCTTCCTTCGCCAACTCGGCCGGAAGCAGCTCCAGATGACGTGCCATCACGACCCCGACGAACAGGCCGCCGATCAGCGCGAGCCGCATCTCGCCGCCCTCATCGTCGGCGACCCTCTCGGGCACCAGCGACTGCCGCAGCCGCGACTCGGCGGCGGACAGATCGAGCGCGGACCGCAGGACGCCGAGGATGCGCGTGCGCTGCACCCCGTCGTCCCAGTCGGCCACGGCATTGCGGAGCAGCCACTCCGCGGCGTCCGGATCGCGCCGCCCGACAGCTTCACGAAGCACCTCGGCCGGCCGGACCGTCTCCGCCGCCACGGCGGTGAACAGGGCCTCCTTGGAGGCGAAATAATGCCCGACCAGGGCGGGATCGCAGCCCGCGTTCGCGGCTATGGAGCACACGGAGGCCCTGCGGAAACCCTGCTCGGCGAAGAGGTCCGCGGCGGACCGCATGATGGGCCTCACGCGTACTCGGCACACCCTTGTCGTCCCCCACTGCGGCAGCCCCTCTCGATCGCGAGCCCGCACAGAATCAATTCAACTGACGATGAAGTCTACATAGAGTGAGTTCATCGGTCCAGGCACCGCCACGAGCCGATGACCCGCCGACGCCCGCCCGGCGATCCGGTGCCGGTCCAATACCGCTCGAACGGCGGCCGAACAGCGCCCCAACGGTGGTCCGCCGCCGGTCGACCGGCGGTCCAGGATGAATTCAACGCCTATTGAAATACCCTGACGGCGCTTCTAGGCTCGGGCCGGGTGGCGGGTCGGACAGCCGTCCGACCGCCCAACCACCCCTAGCGAGAGAGGACTTGTGCCGGTGACGAAGCAGACAGAGCGGCTCGATCGAGTCATCATCCGGTTCTCGGGTGACTCCGGCGACGGCATGCAGCTCACCGGGGATCTGTTCACCTCGGAGACGGCATCCTTCGGCAACGACCTGTCCACACTGCCGAACTTCCCCGCCGAGATCCGCGCCCCCGCGGGAACACTGCTCGGAGTCTCCAGCTTCCAACTGCACTTCGCCGACCACGACATTCTCACGCCGGGCGACGCGCCGAACGTGCTCGTAGCGATGAACCCGGCGGCGCTGAAGGCCCATCTCGGTGACGTGCCGCGGGGTGCGGAGATCATCGTCAACACGGACGAGTTCACGCCCCGAGCGCTCCAGAAGGTGGGGTACGCATCAAGTCCGCTTGAGGGCCACGACCTTGACGCGTACCGGGTGCACCCAGTCCCGTTGACGACGCTGACGGTCGAGGCGCTCAAGGAGTTCGACCTCTCGCGCAAGGACGCCGGCCGCAGCAAGAACATGTTCGCGCTCGGCCTGCTGTCGTGGATGTACCACCGCCCGACCGAGGGCACCGAGAAGTTCCTGCGCACGAAGTTCGCCAAGAAGCCGGACATCGCCGAGGCGAACATCGCCGCCTTCCACGCGGGCTGGAACTTCGGCGAGACGACGGAGGACTTCGCCGTCTCGTACGAGGTCGCTCCGGCCGCCCACGCCTTCCCGACCGGCACGTACCGCAACATCTCCGGGAATCTGGCCCTCTCCTACGGCCTGATCGCCGCGGGCCGGCAGGCGGACCTGCCGCTCTACCTGGGTTCGTACCCGATCACCCCGGCCTCCGACATCCTGCACGAGCTGTCCAGGCACAAGAACTTCGGTGTGCGGACCTTCCAGGCCGAGGACGAGATCGCGGGGATCGGCGCCGCGCTGGGTGCGGCGTTCGGCGGCTCGCTCGCGGTGACGACGACCTCGGGGCCAGGTGTGGCGCTGAAGTCGGAGACCATCGGCCTCGCGGTGTCGCTGGAACTGCCGCTGCTGGTCGTGGACATCCAGCGCGGCGGCCCTTCGACCGGTCTGCCGACCAAGACCGAGCAGGCGGATCTGCTGCAGGCGATGTTCGGGCGCAACGGCGAGGCGCCGGTGCCGATCGTGGCACCCAAGACCCCGGCGGACTGCTTCGACGCGGCGCTGGAGGCGGCCCGCATCGCGGTCACCTACCGCACGCCGGTGTTCCTGCTGTCCGACGGCTACCTGGCCAACGGCTCCGAGCCGTGGCGCATCCCGGACACCGATGAACTCCCGGACCTGCGCGTCCAGTTCGCCTCGGGGACCAACCACACCGAGGACGACGGCACCGAGGTCTTCTGGCCCTACAAGCGCGACCCGCAGACCCTGGCCCGCCCCTGGGCGATCCCCGGCACGCCCGGCCTCGAACACCGCATCGGCGGCATCGAGAAGCAGGACGGCACCGGCAACATCTCCTACGACCCCGCCAACCACGACTTCATGGTCCGCACCCGCCAGGCCAAGATCGACGGCATCCAGGTCCCCGACCTCGAAGTCGACGACGCGACCGGCGACGCCAAGTTGCTGGTCCTGGGCTGGGGTTCGACCTACGGGCCCATCACCGCCGCGGTACGCCGCCTGCGGGCGGTCGGCGAGAGCGTGGCGCAGGCCCATCTGCGCCACCTCAACCCCTTCCCGCGGAATCTGGGCGAGGTCCTGAAGCGTTACGACAAGGTGGTGATTCCCGAGATGAACCTCGGGCAGCTCGCCACTCTCCTCCGCGCCAAGTACCTCGT
This Streptomyces sp. NBC_01283 DNA region includes the following protein-coding sequences:
- a CDS encoding tellurite resistance/C4-dicarboxylate transporter family protein — protein: MPRDAADSRGRRRTGRMNRADRMYWADRMNRADGLPPAAGAAVMATAVLSVGLHLLGVEWASLALLVVALLVWLFLAAVFARHLLTERDRWRREIDTPPALTAVAATAVLGTRLSLLGHQPVSIALLCLSALLWPPLMSHVIRHWQSKVPGAAYLVCVATQAIVVLAATVATADRQAWLMWPALALFAIGLVLYGVVLLRFDFRQLATGRGDHWIIAGAMAISALAGSKLVAAAVPDGPLRWATPAHDVLRIVTLVALGIAFAWYVVLVGCELRWPRLHHDVRRWATVFPLGMTAVAALSTATAADVPALWTCGKVLLWPALAVWAVVAVGAFRSARDDARTPTAPADLSPPR
- a CDS encoding radical SAM protein, whose product is MFVRPRGAPYDQERQGSLARQIPFQMNDGGLVALLPDGHVEFLAAPAREMILRHNAGSPVSSTELMSHVLTDPLVELERFHPSAPAIAFVETTNLCNLRCRRCYADSALKRPDEISTPRIKRLLDDFADMGVLQVFLTGGEIFSHRDAGEIIRHARRKPFSTQIFTNGLLSTEERLAEIPAGQSFFISFDTRPPSPHHRVPPRSRRASTTTCRPASPAATCPCGSPATRSHRWSRSTASRSPTGTRPRSCARAYRSH
- a CDS encoding TetR family transcriptional regulator, producing MRARSGRRSGDSGTREQILVAALHLFADRGYTSTTIRSIAEAAQVDPALVHHFFNNKEGVFRAAVESQLSVSAAFDEFDAPQPDGSARTAAWLARTYLNFWEHEETRYAMTAIYRAGLADSATSDLLRDRIETSIENWAGQMVFKDHPDASIVSALASSHLAGVAIVRYVLKVEPLASMDFEDIIRWVTPTLNLRLASLDLPDAPSEDQD
- a CDS encoding MFS transporter, whose amino-acid sequence is MSTDVKAGNPPGTSSGSGSAGHSARWVVLAVTLSAIFMQMLDTTITMVALPSLQSDLGATFAEIQLVVAVYSLAFACALVTGGRLGDIYGRRKIFLIGMLGFTAASALCGAAPTSTFLIGSRVLQGLCSGLMFPQVLSIIQVTFSTRERPKALAMYGASIGLGTVLGPVLGGWLIDLDVLGTDWRAIFYVNLPVGLVALALGLAKIPESKADGAQRLDVVGATILSAGLFSLILPLVIGREHDWPTWSLALLGLSPLILIGFALYEGRLSNNPAKSPLVPMRLFKERSFSVGLLISIVFFAGIPSFFMTFFMSLQVGFAYAPISAGLVSLGFAVLIAAGSARSTAVVKKLGTKTLALGTGLLLVGMSGVIATVHWAGSDLHGYQLIPSLMVAGLGGGFFLAPCTGIILAGIRSREAGSASGMLATVQQVGIAIGIAVAGILFYGFLGTNADDSSQAAVSALRSDLTAAGVVDGQQDKAVGGFRTCFHDRMNQKDLTETPESCAAIEKEMANNPAPQEAKDKVRAAVLEKAVPEARRTNFSESFEQVVYWQIGCFGPSCLLVLALPRIRPEDVTDVPGGA
- a CDS encoding TetR family transcriptional regulator, encoding MRSAADLFAEQGFRRASVCSIAANAGCDPALVGHYFASKEALFTAVAAETVRPAEVLREAVGRRDPDAAEWLLRNAVADWDDGVQRTRILGVLRSALDLSAAESRLRQSLVPERVADDEGGEMRLALIGGLFVGVVMARHLELLPAELAKEGSSDELVRALMPVVAGCLEAGR
- a CDS encoding 2-oxoacid:acceptor oxidoreductase subunit alpha; translation: MPVTKQTERLDRVIIRFSGDSGDGMQLTGDLFTSETASFGNDLSTLPNFPAEIRAPAGTLLGVSSFQLHFADHDILTPGDAPNVLVAMNPAALKAHLGDVPRGAEIIVNTDEFTPRALQKVGYASSPLEGHDLDAYRVHPVPLTTLTVEALKEFDLSRKDAGRSKNMFALGLLSWMYHRPTEGTEKFLRTKFAKKPDIAEANIAAFHAGWNFGETTEDFAVSYEVAPAAHAFPTGTYRNISGNLALSYGLIAAGRQADLPLYLGSYPITPASDILHELSRHKNFGVRTFQAEDEIAGIGAALGAAFGGSLAVTTTSGPGVALKSETIGLAVSLELPLLVVDIQRGGPSTGLPTKTEQADLLQAMFGRNGEAPVPIVAPKTPADCFDAALEAARIAVTYRTPVFLLSDGYLANGSEPWRIPDTDELPDLRVQFASGTNHTEDDGTEVFWPYKRDPQTLARPWAIPGTPGLEHRIGGIEKQDGTGNISYDPANHDFMVRTRQAKIDGIQVPDLEVDDATGDAKLLVLGWGSTYGPITAAVRRLRAVGESVAQAHLRHLNPFPRNLGEVLKRYDKVVIPEMNLGQLATLLRAKYLVDAVSYNQVNGMPFKAEQLATALKEAING